A genomic stretch from Telopea speciosissima isolate NSW1024214 ecotype Mountain lineage chromosome 7, Tspe_v1, whole genome shotgun sequence includes:
- the LOC122668634 gene encoding uncharacterized mitochondrial protein AtMg00810-like produces the protein MRDCKPISTPMATSPPSDSGGALMDDPTRYRSIVGALQYVTLTQPNVAFSVNRVYQFMHALIDSHWAMVKYILRYLRVTTTHGLLLQRSSAHSLQEFSDADWASSGSDHRSMGAYAIFLGPNLIS, from the coding sequence ATGCGCGACTGCAAACCTATTTCTACTCCTATGGCTACTTCTCCCCCATCGGACTCAGGGGGTGCTCTTATGGATGATCCTACTCGATATCGGTCTATTGTGGGTGCCCTTCAGTATGTGACCCTGACTCAGCCTAATGTGGCATTTTCTGTTAATCGGGTCtaccagtttatgcatgcccttATTGATTCTCACTGGGCTATGGTCAAATACATTCTTCGCTATTTACGGGTTACCACGACTCATGGTCTACTGCTTCAACGCTCCTCCGCTCATTCTCTCCAGGAGttctctgatgctgactgggccaGCAGTGGGTCTGATCATCGCTCCATGGGAGCTTATGCGATATTTTTGGGCCCTAATTTGATCTCTTAG